One window from the genome of Diabrotica virgifera virgifera chromosome 6, PGI_DIABVI_V3a encodes:
- the LOC126885995 gene encoding tigger transposable element-derived protein 4-like, which produces MPRNYKRVTEKASWREEELQGALRAIQNGMSLRKAAIKFSIPKSTLHERLKNGTAPSGPSLGRKPVFSVEAENALAVQIKKLAKVFYGITPQEVRRCAFGFAQSNNIRVPFNQERKMAGKDWERGFISRHNITLRKPEATSINRITAFSRNEVTIFFNNLSRLMEKYAFSPNKIYNCDETGVTTVQRPPKIYAEKGQKRVGFVTSWERGKTTTAMCAVNATGTYIPPMFIFARQRMASHLQRNGPPGALYTCSKNGWITEDIFLTWLQHFQAFVKASKEDPVLLIMDNHSTHCTLQAYNFCRDNGTAVLTIPPHSSHRLQPLDVSFYFPLKTAFNSECSKYLTSHPGEKITPSEIAELFNLAFSRVATPEKAIKGFKETGIFPYNPDVFTDEDFAPAEILQSTVSDALQEPTQAEKLLKTNETTPEKNSSVNETELKNVSFAEIIPLPSCSHENVVKRQNKANKQHSIVFTSTPLKEELEKKRREEK; this is translated from the coding sequence ATGCCGCGGAATTATAAAAGAGTCACCGAAAAAGCTTCGTGGAGAGAGGAGGAGTTGCAAGGAGCACTCCGTGCTATACAGAATGGTATGTCGTTAAGAAAAGCtgcaataaaattttcaattccAAAATCTACGTTACACGAACGACTTAAAAATGGCACTGCCCCTTCTGGACCTTCCTTGGGCCGAAAGCCAGTTTTTTCAGTTGAAGCCGAAAATGCACTTGCTGTTCAAATTAAGAAGCTGGCAAAAGTTTTTTATGGAATAACTCCCCAGGAAGTACGAAGATGTGCTTTTGGATTTGCACAATCAAACAACATCCGAGTCCCCTTTAATCAAGAAAGAAAAATGGCTGGTAAAGACTGGGAAAGGGGCTTCATATCTCGTCACAATATTACGTTAAGGAAACCAGAAGCAACCAGCATTAACAGAATTACAGCTTTTAGTCGCAATGAAGttaccattttttttaacaatttatcCAGACTTatggaaaaatatgcattttcacccaataaaatttataattgcgATGAAACTGGGGTCACTACTGTACAACGCCCACCAAAAATATATGCAGAAAAAGGTCAGAAGCGTGTTGGATTTGTTACAAGCTGGGAAAGGGGGAAAACAACCACAGCGATGTGTGCCGTCAACGCTACAGGAACCTATATACCTCCCATGTTTATATTTGCACGCCAAAGAATGGCGTCCCATCTTCAACGAAACGGTCCCCCAGGTGCCCTTTACACATGCTCAAAAAATGGGTGGATTACAGAGGACATATTTCTTACTTGGTTACAACATTTTCAAGCATTTGTAAAAGCATCCAAAGAAGATCCAGTTCTTTTAATCATGGACAATCATAGCACTCACTGCACGTTACAAGCATATAATTTTTGTAGAGATAACGGTACTGCTGTTCTGACAATCCCTCCACATTCATCACATCGCCTTCAGCCACTCGATGTGAGCTTTTACTTTCCTCTAAAGACCGCATTCAACTCTGAATGTTCCAAATATTTGACCAGCCATCCAGGGGAGAAAATCACGCCTAGTGAGATTGCTGAATTATTTAATTTAGCATTTAGTAGAGTGGCAACCCCGGAAAAGGCTATCAAGGGATTTAAAGAGACAGGTATTTTCCCCTACAACCCTGACGTATTCACAGATGAAGATTTTGCTCCTGCAGAAATCCTTCAATCCACTGTTTCTGATGCACTTCAAGAACCTACCCAAGCAGAAAAACTACTCAAAACAAATGAGACTACCCCTGAAAAAAATAGTAGTGTGAATGAGACAGAATTAAAAAATGTTTCCTTTGCCGAGATAATTCCTCTACCATCTTGTTCTCACGAAAATGTTGTAAAGAGACAAAATAAGGCAAACAAGCAACACTCTATTGTATTTACGTCAACACCGCTAAAAGAAGAgctagaaaaaaaaagaagagaagaaaaataa
- the LOC114338275 gene encoding facilitated trehalose transporter Tret1-like, whose product MTVLAYENLFKGTLFQLLAVLSGTLNAISDGMQYGWTAPVLPILLGPDSPVPITEWEGEMLETFLWVGSLSCLPLTMYLVDKIGRKNSILLAAVLTLTVWVITALAPSVEYLYVARFLAGTASNTAYVSTPMYIAEIAEQKIRGFLSSLIYLMMLLGIFLIYAVAPYIPYYAHCTLGAILACLELGIFPFMPESPYFLVFKGKHEEAKKSLEWLRPEGADVETELNEINAAIERQKTEKDKIWDLFIVPSYRKGIIIMFVLNGAQHFSSISVLLMNLHIILEAAGSTYIDPATAGILFAFILLLAATVASVSVDKYGRRTLLISSSLLTGICLFILAVYFTVKNSGYDTASVSWIPIVCIMVYACVFKLGLGLVPIVLAPELFPANVKGYGMTLVDATYVIASLLSLQIYQRLADNFGLEYPFYVFSISCIFTAIFSYFVVPETKGKSLEEIQMILKGNNKEKEKEKDIENTRV is encoded by the exons ATGACGGTGTTGGCGTATGAAAATCTATTTAAAGGCACTCTATTTCAGTTACTTGCTGTTTTATCAG gcaCCTTAAACGCAATCAGTGATGGAATGCAATATGGATGGACTGCTCCAGTGTTACCCATTCTCCTTGGTCCGGACTCGCCTGTGCCAATTACAGAATGGGAAGGTGAAATGTTGGAAACTTTCTTATGGGTAGGATCGTTGTCGTGCCTACCATTAACTATGTATCTTGTTGACAAAATaggaagaaaaaattcgattttattaGCAGCAGTACTAACACTAACAGTGTGGGTCATTACAGCTTTAGCTCCGTCTGTAGAATACCTGTATGTTGCGAGGTTTTTAGCAGGAACGGCTAGTAATACAGCTTATGTCTCAACTCCTATGTATATAGCTGAAATAGCTGAACAAAAAATTCGAGGATTTTTGAGCAGTCTTATTTACCTCATGatgttactcggtatatttttgatttatgCTGTAGCACCCTATATTCCTTATTACGCCCACTGCACTCTAGGTGCAATTTTGGCTTGTTTAGAACTTGGTATCTTTCCATTTATGCCAGAAAGTCCTTATTTCTTAGTTTTTAAAGGAAAACATGAAGAAGCTAAAAAGTCTTTAGAATGGTTAAGGCCTGAGGGTGCCGATGTGGAAACTGAGCTTAATGAAATTAATGCAGCAATTGAAAGACAAAagacagaaaaagataaaatttGGGATTTGTTTATAGTACCTAGTTATAGAAAAGGAATTATTATTATGTTTGTTTTAAATGGTGCTCAACATTTCAGTAGCATAAGTGTACTGTTAATGAATTTGCATATTATTTTGGAGGCTGCTGGATCAACATATATAGATCCAGCTACCGCTGGAATATTATTTGCCTTTATACTACTGTTAGCTGCTACAGTAGCTTCGGTTTCAGTTGATAAATATGGCAGAAGAACTCTCTTAATTTCGTCCAGTTTATTAACTGGTATATGTCTTTTTATACTAGCAGTTTACTTTACTGTAAAAAATTCTGGGTATGATACAGCGTCCGTAAGTTGGATACCTATAGTATGTATTATGGTGTACGCTTGTGTGTTCAAATTAGGATTAGGTCTAGTTCCTATAGTCCTTGCTCCAGAACTCTTCCCTGCCAATGTTAAAGGATACGGTATGACTTTAGTCGATGCAACATACGTTATAGCTTCACTATTGTCTCTCCAGATCTATCAGCGGCTAGCAGACAACTTTGGTTTAGAATATCCATTTTATGTCTTTTCAATCAGCTGTATATTTACAGCCATTTTTAGTTATTTTGTTGTTCCCGAAACTAAAGGTAAATCTTTGGAAGAAATTCAAATGATTCTAAAAGGAAATAATAAGGAAAAGGAAAAGGAAAAAGATATTGAAAATACTCGAGTTTGA